A window of Adhaeribacter arboris genomic DNA:
AACAACGCTTCGTATAATTGTATGGCGCGTTGGGTGCTGTCGGTAAGATTAAAAACGGTGAGACTTTTTTTATCGTGGTAAGTTGTTTGCCAGGTCCATTGCGATACCCAGGTGGTATCAGCGGTCCAGTCGTATGCGGCATCAAAGCCTTTGGTATACACGCCGGGGTCGGTTGCCTTATCTTCGGCCAGCAATAGCAGTTCCGGCTTAATTATCTTGAGTTCGGTTCGTAATCGGCGGGCATATTGCGGTGCCCGCGCATTCATGCCCCAAACCGCATCAAATCGGTAACCGTCAATATCAAATTCGCGCACCCAGTACTTGCAAACCTCCGTCATCCACTGCTGTACTTCCGGATTAGTATAATCCAGATTGATCAGTCCGTGCCAGAAATAATACACAAATTGGTTCGCATCAATATGGTAAAACGACGAATACGGCGCCTTATCGTTGGCATGTTGGTAAAATTTAAAATAATGCGAGTTAGTACCATTGGCTACACAATCGAGGGCATACGGATGATTAACGGAAGTATGGTTCGGCACTAAATCCAATATCACTTTCAACCCGAGTACTTTGGCCGAATCAATTAATACTTTTAGTTGCGCGGTGTTGCCCAACCGGCTATCTACCGCCAGGTAATCCATAACATCATACCCTTGCCCCCCTTTTTCGGTTTTGGTAACGGGCTGCAGGTAAATAGTATTAATGCCGAGTTGCTGAATCTCGGTAAGTTTGGCGGTAATGGCTGCAAAACCGCCTTTTTTAACAAACGTATTGGGCGTGATCTGGTAAATAATCGCCTCATTAATCCAGGGCGCGTGATCGGTATCGATATTAAAAGGCTTTACTTCTTGAGCCGTGCGGTTTACGTAAGTCCGGTAAGTAACCGAATCTGTTCCCGAGGTAATTAATAAATTGTAATAATAAATACCGGGCTTTTCCGGGATCGGGACGATAGCGGCAGGCTTATTGGCGTTATTTATCGGCGTAACCTGCGGGTTATTTTTATCGGCGTACCACCGGTAACCTAATGCCTTATTATCGGGATTATTTAAAACAACGGCGCTCAATTTAAGGCCTTCGCCATTTACCTCCGCCACCGGTTTCACGACCGGTACCGGCTGGTAGCCCAACACCAAAAGCAGTTTAGCGGATTGAATTTTTCCCTTTCGGTAACTAGCCCAAATGGTGTTCTTGGCTTCCGCCTGAATATCGAAGCGGAACTTGTTATCTATAATCTTTACCTTAAACTTTTTTTTATTATGATGGATGGTGAGCGATTTTGCTTTAAACCCTGAAATTTCACCGGTGATGCGTTGCTGGGGTAGCCAAATGGTAGCATCCTTTTTATGCAAAATAATTTCCGCGGCCAGACACTGGGTAAATGCTACCGTCCAAACTAGGATTAATAT
This region includes:
- a CDS encoding alpha-amylase family glycosyl hydrolase, whose amino-acid sequence is MKLIKSILILVWTVAFTQCLAAEIILHKKDATIWLPQQRITGEISGFKAKSLTIHHNKKKFKVKIIDNKFRFDIQAEAKNTIWASYRKGKIQSAKLLLVLGYQPVPVVKPVAEVNGEGLKLSAVVLNNPDNKALGYRWYADKNNPQVTPINNANKPAAIVPIPEKPGIYYYNLLITSGTDSVTYRTYVNRTAQEVKPFNIDTDHAPWINEAIIYQITPNTFVKKGGFAAITAKLTEIQQLGINTIYLQPVTKTEKGGQGYDVMDYLAVDSRLGNTAQLKVLIDSAKVLGLKVILDLVPNHTSVNHPYALDCVANGTNSHYFKFYQHANDKAPYSSFYHIDANQFVYYFWHGLINLDYTNPEVQQWMTEVCKYWVREFDIDGYRFDAVWGMNARAPQYARRLRTELKIIKPELLLLAEDKATDPGVYTKGFDAAYDWTADTTWVSQWTWQTTYHDKKSLTVFNLTDSTQRAIQLYEALFRNTVMDKPVLRFMENNDLPRFINTHNQAQTKMAAGLLFALPGMPLLFNGQEVARTFHPYSSRSIFQADKPIQSLDSLGIFHYYQQLISLRKQYPALVQSQVQPVNVTGANSVVALHRYAGSQHFIVLLNVNGAPVTANIDLNQLTLPAIPPSAKNVLTSKGYPIIQKESMSELAVPLEGYSVKWLLLTN